The DNA segment CGGCGGCCACGGCCAGGTAGCCCGCCGACTCGTTCAGGCCCAGGGCCAGCCCGCGCTGCTTGGGGCCGACCAAATCAATTTTCATGACCACGGTGCTCGACCAGGCCAAACCCTGGTTCAGGCCCAGCAGCACGTTGGCGGCAATCACCCAGCCCCAGGACGGCGCCCAGAGCAGCAGCAGCGGCACGGGCAGGCCCAGCAGCCAGCCGATGAGCAGCAGGTTTTTGCGCCCCACGCGCAAGGCCCAGGCCCCGGCGTAGTAGTTGGCCGCGGCTTTGATGAGGCCGAACACCACGATGAAGGACAGGATAGCCGAGCGGGCCGCCAGGTGAAACTCCTGCTCCGCCAGCTGCGGCAGAATGGTGCGTTCCAGCCCCACCATGCCGCCCACAAAGGCGTTGACCAACACCAGCAGGGCAAATTGGGGCCCGTTTTCGCGCAAGCCCAGGCGCGTTGGTGGGGTTGGGTTGGTTAGCGGAGCCATGGGCGCAGGGGTTAAGCGAGTTCGTAGGGCAGGTTGCGGTGCTTCCAGTCGGGAAAGCCTTCCTCCAGCCGCTGGGCCACGTACCCCCGCGCGGTCAGCAGCTGCACGGCCTCGTCGGCAAACACGCAGAACGGACCGCGGCAGTACGCGACAACGGGGCTGGTGCGCGGCAGCTCTTGCAGGCGGCTCAGCAGCTCCTCTAGGGGCGTGGACAGGGCCTGGGGCAGGTGGCCCTGGTTGTATTCCTGGCGGGGGCGCACGTCCAGCAGCACCACGCCTTCTTCCGCGAGCTTGCCCAGCAGCTCGTCAATGGTCACGGTTTGCAGCACGTCGCGCTGCCGGCGAAAATCCTGGACCACGCGGGCAATGCTCGCTTGCCGGGTCAGGCCGTAGGTGCGCAACAGCTGCCACGCGGCGTAGACATCGGGGTTGGCGAGGCGGTAGCGCAGGTAGTGGCCGTCGCGCTGGGCGCTGACCAGCTGCACACCCTTGAGCACTTGCAGGTGCTGGGAGGCGTTGGCGACCGACAGGCCCGTTTCGCGGGCAATGTCTTCGACGGCAAACTCCCCTTGGGCCAGCAAATCCACGATTTCCAGGCGGCGAGGGTTGGCCAGGGCTTTGGTCAGGTCGGCCAACTGGCCGTAAACCGCGTCTTTGAAAGCTCTTTTTTCCATGATTGCGACAAGGCTCGCGGCAAAGCTAGCTGGGTTGTTCAATTATTCAATAAACTCATTGAATAAAGGGTTATACCTCTCTTCATCGACTTGACTAGCCTACGTCGCCTGAATTGCCGCTACCCGGGGACTAGCTTAAAACCCGTAATCCATTGCTAGGGTCAGGTGCTGCAGGTCGACTTTGTTCACCGCCCGCGTCGGCTGATAGGTGGACCGTTCCGCGCCCCACTTGGCCACCAGCAGCGTGCCCAGGCGCAGCCCCTGCGCCGCGCCAGTGAAGGCGGGGGTGACACTCAGGTTGAGTTGGTGGAAATCGGGCAGGCTGTACTTGTTGAGCCGGACCTGCTGCGACAGGTTGAAATAGCCGCAGCCCGCTTCCAACCGGGGGCGGTGAGGCCGCTGCCAGGCCGCGGTGGTTTTCAAGGCGTGCACGTCGCCGGCGCCTTCAATACGCTCCCGGGGCAGGGTGGTGTCGAAGGGCTCCCGCCCCCACTCGCGGGGGAACAGGTAGCGCCCATGGGCTGTCAGGCGGGTGTACTGCGGGGCCAGCTGCCAAGCCTGCTATTGATACCTCACGCGCCCACTCAGGGCCCGGGCCTGCTCCCCGGGCTCGAGGTAGCGTTGGCTCACCGGCTGGGGGCGTGGCCCGTGACCAGGCCATGCTGCCAGAGCAGCAGGCTGCTGGCCGTCCAGGTGCTGGCCGGGCGGGGAAAGGCCACGGTGCTTTCCAGCAGGCTGGTGGCCAGCAGGTGGTCAGCGAAGTACTGCCAGGCCTGCACCGAGCCGCCGCGGCCCAGGGTGCGGCGCAGGCCCAGCACGGCCAGCCCGTGGGTAGGCACGTGCCCGAGGTAGTTGGCCCGGCTGCTGTCGGGGCCACGCCCATGGAGTAGCGCCCCACGGATTCGCCGAGCCGGTACCAGCGATCCGTAGAGCGCGGGGCGACATGCGTCAGCCAGCCGCCCTGTAGCGTAGTGGCTTGGCCGACCTTGCCCACCGCCCACAGGCCCTGCACGAAGTTGGGGCTCAGGCGCGAGTCTTGGGCGTTGAGCAGGGGCGTGTCCAGCCGCTGCCGGCCGTAGGTGAGGTGGAGGCCCGACCGGGGTTGCCAGCGCACCCACAGCTCTTCCACCTGGTGCAACATTTCGCGGTGGTGGGGGTGTTCCAGGTCGAAGAGGCTCAGCTCGTAGCGGCTTTCCGGGCGACCCGGCTCGGCGGCCAGCGCACTGTAATACAGGTTTTTTTAAAAAGAAGCCTTCCACGCCCAGTTGCAGGCCGTGCCAGGTCTTGGTTTCGTAGCCCAGCCCCGCCCCGACGCCGTGGGCGTAATAGTCCGGCGCTGCGCCGCGGTTGCGCGTGGCCATGAACACGGAGCGCACGTGGGCCCGGAACTCCCCCTTTCGCAAGGCCTGGGCCAGGGACCGGGCTGCCGTCGAATCCGCTGCTTCCTCTCCTGCAGGGGCCGGAGCGTGAGCCATCGGGTGCCGCAACGTATCGGGCCGTACGGATTGGGCAAGACTGGGCCGGGCGCCGGCCAGCAGCGCGGCGCCCGGCAGAAACCAGCGAATCATAGAAACGGGAAAGGGAACCGGAAGCCGGGCAGAGAAAGGTTAGTGAGGCAGCTTTTCACGCAGGGCGCTGTAGGTCCAGGTGCCGGCCAGCGCGGCCAGAATCAGTACTGCGGCCGAGGCCACGCCGCTGCCCAACTGGGCAAACAGGGGGCCCGGACACGCCCCGGTCAGGGCCCAGCCCAGCCCGAAGATGATGCCGCCAATCCAGGTGCCGTGGTTGTACTTCTTGTCGGCGAGGGTGATGGTCTCGCCGTTAATGGTCTTGACGTGGTTGCGCTTAATGAGCTGGATGGACACCAGCCCCACCAGAATGGCCGAGCCAATGATGCCGTACATGTGGAACGACTGGAAGCGGAACATCTCCTGGATACGGAACCAGCTGATGACTTCGCTTTTGGTCAGGATGAGGCCAAACCACACGCCCAGCACCAGGTATTTCAGATTTTTCATGGAGCAGGCAGGTTAAAACATCAGCGGATAAAACACCCAGGTCGTCAGCAGGCCGCCCACGAAGAAGCCGATAACGGCCACCAGCGACACCCACTGCAGGTTGGAGAGGCCCGAGATGGCGTGGCCCGAGGTGCAGCCCCCGGCGTAGCGGGTGCCGAAGCCGACCAGAAAGCCGCCGAGCACCAGGAACACCCAGCCTTTCCAGTTCGAAAGGTTTTCGAGGGCAAACAGCTCCTGGGGCAGCAAGCCCGAGAAGTCGGTCAGGCCCATCTGGGCCTGCAGGTCGCGCACCGTTTCGGCCGATATGGCAATGGTTTCGGGGTGGCCCAGCACCCGGTAGCCCAGGAAGCCGCCCAGGCCGATGCCGAGCACAAAGAACAGGTTCCAGAGTTCGGCGCGCCAGTTGTATTGCAGGAAGGGAATATTGGCGGGCACGCAGGCCGCGCACACGTGGCGCAGCGAAGAGCTGATGCCCAGGGCCTTGTTGCCGATGAGCAGCAGCGCCGGTACGGCCAGACCGATGAGCGGCCCGGCCACGTACCAAGGCCAGGGCTGGCGAAGGAGGTCAAGCATGAAGCGGAAGCGTTAAGGAAGAATACGGAGCGTGCTAGCGCACCAGCTTTTCGGGCCAGCCGAGCACGCCGCCGAGCAGGTTGCTGACCTGGCCAAAGCCGGCCTGGGTGAGTTGGCTGGCCGCGGTGGCCGAACGGGCGCCGCTGCGGCAGTACACGTACGTGGGCTTGGTTTTGTCCAGCACGGCCACGCGGCGGGCGAAGTCGGGGCCGGTCACGTCGAGGTTCACGGCGCCGGGCAGGTGGCCGGCCGCAAACTCGTCGGGGCGGCGCACGTCGAGCAGCACCGCGCTGGGCTGGCGCAGGGCCGCCGCAAACTGGGCGGGGGCAAGGTTTTTATAGGCGGGCGCGGCGCCCTGAAACAAACCAAACATGGCGAAGAAGGAAAGCAGGAATGCAAGGTGAGGCATGGGGTAAGCGTAGGTGCTACCGGAGCGCTTCCCTTGCGGGAAACTCCCCGGTTTGCCGGTGGGGGTTAGTGGCCGGCCGCAGCCGATTGGAAGGATTTCACGGCTTCGCTCAGGTCGAGCACGTCGGTGCCGGGCAGGGCCGGCGCCACGATGCTGGCGCCCGCCGCCGAGCGGTAGCCGCCGGCGCAGTGCACCACCACGGGCTTGCCCCGGGGGATTTCCAGCACCCGCTCGCGCAGCTCGGGCAGCGGAATGTTCAGCGCGCTGGCGAAGATGGGCGCGTCGCGGTGCTCGGCGGCGTTGCGGATATCCACGATGGTGTACTGCTCCGGGTGCTGACGGAAGGCGGCTACGTCCAGCATAGGCATGGTCGCTTCGGTGGCGGGCGTACCGACCAGCGCGCCCTTAATCAGCGCTTCGTAGCCGATTTTAGCGGTCTTGCAAATCAGATCCTCCAGGGTCGCCTCGTCGGCAGCGATGAGGTAGAAGGATTCTTCCGGGCCGACGATGGAGCCCAGC comes from the Hymenobacter sp. YIM 151858-1 genome and includes:
- a CDS encoding metalloregulator ArsR/SmtB family transcription factor — encoded protein: MEKRAFKDAVYGQLADLTKALANPRRLEIVDLLAQGEFAVEDIARETGLSVANASQHLQVLKGVQLVSAQRDGHYLRYRLANPDVYAAWQLLRTYGLTRQASIARVVQDFRRQRDVLQTVTIDELLGKLAEEGVVLLDVRPRQEYNQGHLPQALSTPLEELLSRLQELPRTSPVVAYCRGPFCVFADEAVQLLTARGYVAQRLEEGFPDWKHRNLPYELA
- a CDS encoding YeeE/YedE family protein, whose amino-acid sequence is MLDLLRQPWPWYVAGPLIGLAVPALLLIGNKALGISSSLRHVCAACVPANIPFLQYNWRAELWNLFFVLGIGLGGFLGYRVLGHPETIAISAETVRDLQAQMGLTDFSGLLPQELFALENLSNWKGWVFLVLGGFLVGFGTRYAGGCTSGHAISGLSNLQWVSLVAVIGFFVGGLLTTWVFYPLMF
- a CDS encoding rhodanese-like domain-containing protein, encoding MPHLAFLLSFFAMFGLFQGAAPAYKNLAPAQFAAALRQPSAVLLDVRRPDEFAAGHLPGAVNLDVTGPDFARRVAVLDKTKPTYVYCRSGARSATAASQLTQAGFGQVSNLLGGVLGWPEKLVR
- a CDS encoding YeeE/YedE family protein, translated to MKNLKYLVLGVWFGLILTKSEVISWFRIQEMFRFQSFHMYGIIGSAILVGLVSIQLIKRNHVKTINGETITLADKKYNHGTWIGGIIFGLGWALTGACPGPLFAQLGSGVASAAVLILAALAGTWTYSALREKLPH